From Streptosporangium album, the proteins below share one genomic window:
- a CDS encoding COG1470 family protein, whose product MHPSRPRTTTAAGSLTQATVVVLLAALGFLGVGTGPAAATDGEVSWAVTTASNDFGYGRQNYSYALDPGGQLQDGLVVVNHGTTPLHLAVYAADGFTTKQGRLDLVAKDAKSTGVGAWVHTDRSDVTVPPGKSVEVPFTVALPDNAAPGEYMGGIVTSLTQAGEADGIDGDRRLGIRILLRVGGELKPSMSVEDLRVRYSGTPNPFGKGDATVTYTIHNTGNAILTARQAVSISGPLGRLGVHAGQIDDSPQLLPGDTWKVSVPVHGVAPALRLTGMVALVPLLTDVSGSVAPLANIESTTHAWTIPWALLLFLIVLCGLVVAALASRRRRQTKLRVQEAVEQPLRERED is encoded by the coding sequence ATGCACCCGTCCAGACCGCGTACGACCACAGCAGCCGGATCCCTCACCCAGGCCACCGTCGTGGTGCTGCTCGCCGCGCTCGGCTTCCTCGGAGTGGGGACGGGACCTGCTGCGGCGACGGACGGCGAGGTCTCCTGGGCGGTCACGACGGCCTCCAACGACTTCGGGTACGGCCGGCAGAACTACAGCTACGCCCTCGACCCGGGCGGGCAGCTCCAGGATGGTCTCGTGGTCGTCAACCACGGCACGACGCCGCTCCACCTGGCCGTGTACGCCGCCGACGGGTTCACCACCAAGCAGGGCCGGCTCGACCTGGTCGCCAAGGACGCGAAGTCGACCGGGGTGGGTGCGTGGGTCCACACGGACCGGTCCGACGTGACGGTTCCGCCCGGCAAGTCGGTCGAGGTGCCGTTCACGGTCGCTCTTCCGGACAACGCCGCGCCCGGCGAATACATGGGCGGCATCGTCACCTCGCTGACGCAGGCCGGCGAAGCGGACGGGATCGATGGGGACCGGCGTCTCGGCATCCGGATCCTTCTGCGCGTGGGTGGAGAGCTCAAACCGAGCATGTCGGTAGAGGACCTGCGCGTGCGCTACTCGGGCACGCCCAATCCCTTCGGGAAGGGTGACGCCACCGTCACGTACACGATCCACAACACGGGCAACGCCATCCTCACCGCTCGGCAAGCGGTGTCCATATCCGGCCCCCTCGGGCGCTTGGGCGTCCACGCGGGGCAGATCGACGACTCGCCTCAGCTGCTCCCAGGCGACACCTGGAAGGTCTCCGTGCCGGTACACGGAGTGGCTCCCGCGCTGAGACTGACGGGGATGGTCGCCCTCGTCCCGCTACTCACCGACGTGTCGGGCTCGGTCGCCCCGCTCGCCAACATTGAGAGCACCACGCACGCCTGGACCATCCCCTGGGCACTGCTGCTTTTCCTCATCGTCCTTTGCGGGCTCGTCGTCGCGGCTCTGGCTTCCCGGCGCCGCCGTCAGACCAAGCTCCGCGTCCAGGAGGCTGTCGAACAGCCGCTTCGCGAGCGGGAGGATTGA
- a CDS encoding RNA polymerase sigma factor encodes MRRKQAEIATDHVSFEAFYRRHVDAVTRFLARRVDDPHTVADLVAEVFMAVLDSAHTYRAGLGTEIAWLYGVARNTLSTERRRAFKESRLTSRVSGRRPLDTDDVARLEERIDAERPARRAFKAMADLPEGERAVLELVVIDQLTVTEAATALGIRPGTAKVRLHRARRTLQGLPLVMEGTPG; translated from the coding sequence GTGCGTCGCAAACAGGCGGAGATCGCCACAGATCACGTGTCGTTCGAAGCCTTCTACCGGCGGCACGTCGACGCGGTCACCCGCTTCCTCGCTCGGCGCGTCGACGACCCGCACACGGTCGCCGACCTGGTGGCAGAGGTGTTCATGGCGGTGCTTGACTCCGCCCACACCTACCGGGCCGGGCTGGGGACCGAGATCGCGTGGCTGTACGGCGTGGCACGCAACACGCTCTCGACCGAGCGGCGCCGGGCGTTCAAGGAGTCGCGGCTGACGAGCCGGGTGAGCGGGCGACGACCGTTGGACACCGACGACGTTGCCAGGCTCGAAGAGCGCATTGATGCGGAGCGGCCCGCCAGGCGGGCCTTCAAGGCCATGGCCGACCTGCCCGAGGGGGAGCGCGCCGTACTGGAACTGGTCGTCATCGACCAGCTCACGGTCACCGAAGCGGCGACGGCCCTCGGCATCCGGCCGGGGACCGCCAAGGTGCGGTTGCACCGCGCTCGCCGCACGCTGCAGGGACTGCCCCTCGTCATGGAAGGAACACCGGGATGA
- a CDS encoding DUF2283 domain-containing protein, translating into MWTYDPEAEGTYVYLHGPTPPGSAVKTVTVDDAMVNFDLDKDGKVIGIEILAAWPGEQSPEHKQGLSDEGESLGENEVSG; encoded by the coding sequence ATGTGGACCTACGATCCGGAAGCCGAAGGCACCTACGTCTACCTGCACGGCCCGACCCCTCCGGGGAGTGCGGTGAAGACGGTCACGGTGGACGACGCGATGGTGAACTTCGACCTTGACAAGGACGGCAAGGTGATCGGCATCGAGATCCTCGCCGCCTGGCCGGGAGAGCAGAGCCCCGAACACAAACAAGGGCTCTCCGACGAGGGAGAGTCCTTGGGGGAGAACGAGGTCTCGGGCTGA
- a CDS encoding transposase yields the protein MTDKRPSRPVRRTFTAAYKTRILAAYDALPEGSPERGALLRTEKLYHSHIEHWRKQQDNGTLAASTGKPKKDAESEELARLRAENKKLKADAAKLAARNDKLAGELGKTRTALDIAGKAFALLENISSSADSDES from the coding sequence GTGACCGATAAGCGGCCGAGCCGGCCGGTGCGCCGGACGTTCACCGCGGCCTACAAGACGCGGATCCTCGCGGCCTACGACGCGCTGCCCGAGGGCAGCCCCGAACGCGGTGCCCTGCTGCGCACCGAGAAGCTGTACCACTCGCATATCGAGCACTGGCGCAAGCAGCAAGACAACGGAACCCTGGCCGCGTCGACCGGCAAACCGAAGAAGGACGCCGAATCGGAGGAGTTGGCCCGGCTGCGGGCCGAGAACAAGAAGCTCAAGGCGGACGCGGCCAAACTCGCGGCGCGAAACGACAAACTCGCCGGTGAACTCGGAAAGACCAGGACAGCGCTGGACATCGCGGGAAAAGCATTCGCGCTGCTGGAGAACATCTCAAGCAGCGCGGACTCCGACGAGAGCTGA
- the cas8c gene encoding type I-C CRISPR-associated protein Cas8c/Csd1, whose protein sequence is MLIQRLIEHTENSGQEKTPRYYRNRTVRWAIMLDRDGKASLISRADADNKAGSSLPTPYLTRTSGVAAMLLADTLEYVFAIAKDGTDKAQAGAERRNDAYLALLKEWKDANADPVADLVWETFEAERHLDLLTGLPADAKSSDMVAIVVEGEWAHVRPSAVSFWARIARDRKSSGNDGLCLVCGHVNALLKTIPEMVKSTLIPVGLDAAGRPKRGRDAALISVNTAAQGRTGTIQLANTPICEECGGSAMAALNDLLSNDRHRRRGDDNVLIWWLREPADFDPLVIDAPHLKDVQRLLREVRDSQPGTLVEDNAFYALTLSANQSRVVVRDWLDVPLPEIKRRFAAWFLDHASTDRWSDGVKYVPLWQMVAASGRWNRARKVYQPGSAAHGLERNLLHAALHGTPLPPSLVPQLLHRIRNDHHIDLPRVAMLRLALTRPPYKENVMPGLNETATDPPYVWGRLFALLEAIQRRALPEANATIRDRYFGLAMTQPAATMRMLRTNANGHLKKLIGKEATRPAGRALDGRLASISLLIDHKVGLPAHLDARGQVQFILGYDHQRAFDMAAARAAKAAKNTSDTVDA, encoded by the coding sequence ATGCTGATTCAACGGCTCATCGAACACACCGAAAACTCGGGACAGGAGAAGACGCCGCGCTACTACCGGAATCGAACCGTCCGGTGGGCGATCATGCTCGACCGCGATGGAAAAGCCTCCCTGATCAGCCGGGCCGATGCCGACAACAAGGCAGGCTCGTCGTTGCCGACGCCGTACCTGACCCGCACCAGCGGAGTGGCGGCGATGCTCTTGGCGGACACGCTGGAGTACGTGTTCGCGATTGCCAAGGACGGTACTGACAAGGCCCAGGCCGGTGCGGAGCGCCGTAACGACGCCTACCTTGCGTTGCTCAAGGAATGGAAAGATGCCAACGCCGATCCGGTCGCCGACCTGGTGTGGGAAACCTTCGAGGCCGAACGTCATCTGGACCTGCTGACCGGACTTCCGGCTGACGCCAAGTCCTCCGACATGGTCGCCATCGTGGTGGAGGGTGAATGGGCGCATGTTCGACCCTCGGCGGTCAGCTTCTGGGCTCGGATCGCTCGCGATCGCAAGAGCTCCGGCAACGACGGACTCTGCCTGGTCTGCGGGCACGTCAATGCGCTGCTGAAGACGATCCCGGAGATGGTCAAAAGCACCCTCATCCCGGTCGGTCTCGATGCGGCTGGCCGGCCGAAACGTGGTCGAGACGCCGCGCTGATATCGGTGAACACCGCAGCCCAGGGTCGGACGGGAACGATCCAGCTGGCCAACACCCCGATCTGCGAAGAATGCGGCGGCTCGGCGATGGCCGCGCTCAACGACCTGCTCTCCAACGACAGACATCGACGGCGCGGCGACGACAACGTGCTTATCTGGTGGCTGCGCGAACCCGCTGACTTCGACCCACTGGTTATTGACGCCCCGCACCTCAAAGACGTTCAGCGGCTCCTGCGGGAGGTCCGGGATAGCCAGCCCGGCACGCTGGTTGAAGACAACGCCTTCTACGCCCTGACCCTGTCGGCCAACCAGAGCCGGGTCGTTGTCCGCGACTGGCTGGACGTTCCGCTCCCAGAGATCAAAAGACGGTTCGCCGCCTGGTTCCTCGACCATGCCTCCACCGACCGGTGGAGCGACGGCGTCAAGTACGTGCCGCTGTGGCAGATGGTGGCAGCCAGTGGCCGCTGGAACCGGGCCCGCAAGGTGTATCAGCCGGGCAGCGCCGCCCACGGCCTGGAGCGCAACCTCCTGCACGCCGCACTGCACGGCACCCCGCTACCGCCCAGTCTGGTGCCGCAGCTTCTCCACCGGATCCGCAACGACCACCACATCGACCTGCCCAGGGTCGCGATGCTCCGCCTCGCGCTCACCCGTCCCCCTTATAAGGAGAACGTCATGCCAGGCCTCAACGAAACGGCCACCGACCCCCCCTACGTGTGGGGGCGGCTGTTCGCCCTGTTGGAGGCGATCCAGCGCCGCGCCCTGCCCGAGGCCAACGCCACCATCCGCGACCGCTACTTCGGCCTGGCCATGACCCAGCCCGCCGCGACCATGCGGATGCTGCGCACCAACGCCAACGGGCACCTGAAGAAGCTCATCGGCAAAGAAGCAACCCGCCCGGCCGGCCGAGCTCTCGATGGCCGTCTGGCCTCCATCAGCCTGCTCATCGATCACAAAGTTGGGCTCCCGGCCCACCTGGATGCCCGCGGACAGGTCCAGTTCATCCTCGGCTACGACCACCAGCGTGCCTTCGACATGGCTGCCGCCCGGGCCGCGAAAGCAGCCAAGAACACCTCCGACACCGTTGACGCCTGA
- a CDS encoding type II toxin-antitoxin system HicA family toxin: MPSPFPSLKARQMLRILLGLGYEEVDREGSHRKLVCEGRPRLTFAFHDRDELAPGVVRDILVKQVGMGKDDALKVVQGDS; the protein is encoded by the coding sequence GTGCCGAGCCCGTTCCCTTCCCTGAAGGCCCGACAGATGCTGAGGATCTTGCTTGGCTTGGGCTATGAGGAAGTTGACCGTGAGGGCTCGCATAGGAAACTTGTCTGCGAGGGAAGACCTCGACTGACGTTCGCGTTCCATGACAGGGATGAGCTTGCGCCGGGAGTGGTGAGGGACATCCTTGTTAAGCAAGTAGGTATGGGGAAGGACGATGCGCTGAAGGTGGTGCAGGGTGACAGCTGA
- the cas7c gene encoding type I-C CRISPR-associated protein Cas7/Csd2: MTQAAHLDPTRKHDFVFLFDIHDGNPNGDPDAAGMPRTDPETMQGLVTDVAIKRKIRNMITLLGEGKPGYDIYVEAGVSLNSQHERAYKELDLADGKTAQTSAQQWMCQTFFDVRMFGAVMTTGKKTAGRVQGPLQLTFSRSIDPVFPQEHGITRVTRTREDDTKETEMGGKHAIAYGLYRGIGHFSAPLAARTGVTSEDLSMLWRALTLMFEHDRASGRAEMALRGLYVFTHADAFGTAPAHTLTDAVKNKLIIPEGQPVRDFANYKITIDETAIPEGVTLTRVIG, from the coding sequence ATGACCCAAGCGGCCCATCTTGACCCCACTCGCAAACACGACTTCGTGTTCCTCTTCGACATCCATGACGGCAACCCCAACGGCGACCCCGATGCCGCGGGAATGCCCCGCACCGACCCTGAAACCATGCAGGGCCTGGTCACCGACGTTGCGATCAAACGGAAAATCCGCAACATGATCACCCTCCTGGGTGAGGGCAAACCCGGCTACGACATCTACGTCGAAGCCGGCGTCTCCCTCAACTCCCAGCACGAACGCGCCTACAAAGAACTCGATCTCGCCGACGGCAAGACAGCCCAGACCTCAGCCCAGCAGTGGATGTGCCAGACATTCTTCGACGTCCGTATGTTCGGCGCCGTCATGACCACTGGCAAGAAGACCGCCGGACGGGTCCAGGGACCACTCCAGCTCACCTTCTCCCGGTCCATCGACCCGGTCTTCCCCCAAGAACACGGCATTACCCGGGTGACCCGCACCCGAGAAGACGACACCAAAGAGACCGAGATGGGCGGCAAACACGCCATCGCCTACGGCCTCTACCGCGGAATTGGCCACTTCAGCGCCCCCCTGGCCGCCCGAACCGGCGTCACCTCCGAAGACCTGTCCATGCTGTGGCGAGCCCTCACCTTGATGTTCGAGCATGACCGAGCATCAGGCCGCGCAGAAATGGCCCTACGCGGTCTCTACGTTTTCACCCACGCCGACGCCTTCGGCACCGCCCCCGCCCACACCCTCACCGACGCAGTGAAGAACAAGCTCATCATCCCCGAAGGCCAACCGGTGCGTGACTTCGCCAACTACAAAATCACTATCGACGAAACAGCTATCCCCGAAGGCGTAACACTCACCCGCGTCATCGGCTGA
- a CDS encoding winged helix-turn-helix domain-containing protein, with amino-acid sequence MDPIFDEFLHVPARLSVVALLAPAEWVDFGFLRDSVGTSDSALSKQVSALAAAGYVIVRKDQDKRARRTYVQLTPQGRLAFQRHAAALERIVALARDSAGQPTTD; translated from the coding sequence ATGGATCCGATCTTCGACGAGTTCCTGCACGTCCCGGCGCGTCTGTCGGTCGTGGCGCTGCTGGCGCCGGCCGAGTGGGTGGACTTCGGCTTTCTCAGAGACTCGGTCGGCACCAGCGACTCGGCGCTGTCCAAGCAGGTCTCCGCGCTGGCCGCCGCCGGATACGTCATCGTCCGCAAGGACCAGGACAAGCGGGCGCGGCGGACGTACGTGCAGCTCACCCCACAGGGACGGCTGGCCTTCCAGCGGCACGCGGCGGCCCTGGAGCGGATCGTCGCCCTCGCTCGCGATTCCGCCGGCCAGCCCACCACCGACTAG
- a CDS encoding group II intron maturase-specific domain-containing protein, with product MRFPRPTLLVVLVFGAREDVQALHEEITHVLAFLGLRLSPAKTRIVHMSEAFDFLGFRLQWRRKQGTNKWYVYTFVSHQAIRTVRAKIRALTPRTSQQDLQSVLRRLNAITHGWASYFKHAVAQRTFDSLDHFTWCRVIRMLWKRHRWTWSDIRRRYTTPIGQWLPITAGGTELKRVAAIPITRYRYRGNKIPNPWTPAHT from the coding sequence GTGCGATTCCCCCGGCCTACTCTCCTCGTCGTACTCGTTTTCGGCGCCCGCGAGGACGTCCAGGCCCTACACGAGGAAATCACCCACGTGCTCGCCTTCCTGGGACTACGGCTCTCACCAGCCAAAACCAGGATCGTGCACATGAGCGAGGCGTTCGACTTCTTGGGATTCCGCCTCCAGTGGCGTCGCAAGCAAGGCACCAACAAGTGGTACGTCTACACCTTCGTCTCCCACCAGGCCATCCGGACGGTCAGAGCGAAGATCCGTGCCCTCACGCCCAGAACGTCGCAGCAGGACCTGCAATCAGTGTTGAGGAGACTCAACGCGATCACCCACGGGTGGGCCTCCTACTTCAAGCACGCCGTCGCCCAACGCACCTTCGACAGTCTGGACCACTTCACCTGGTGCAGAGTGATCAGGATGCTCTGGAAACGACACCGCTGGACGTGGAGCGACATCCGCCGTCGATACACCACACCCATTGGGCAGTGGCTACCCATCACGGCGGGCGGGACCGAATTGAAACGAGTCGCGGCAATACCGATCACCCGGTACCGCTACCGAGGCAACAAGATCCCCAACCCCTGGACTCCTGCCCACACCTAA
- a CDS encoding group II intron maturase-specific domain-containing protein, producing the protein MSHSSLTERGLELHPDKTCIIYCKDADRTGSHEHTRFTFLGYEFRPRLAKNKHGKHFVSFLPAVSTQAMKAMGAVIRSWHLSRRSDKSLDDLARMFNSIVQGWINYYGRFYRSRLLSFLRHLNKLLVGWACRKYKRLKRRERRAMAWLAEIARRSPRLFAHWRLGARPDGWAMGAG; encoded by the coding sequence ATGTCTCACAGCAGTCTGACAGAGAGGGGCCTGGAGTTGCATCCGGACAAGACATGCATCATCTACTGCAAGGACGCCGACCGGACGGGCTCGCACGAGCACACCCGGTTCACGTTCTTGGGCTATGAGTTCCGGCCCCGGCTGGCCAAGAACAAGCACGGCAAGCACTTCGTGTCGTTCTTGCCCGCGGTCAGCACGCAGGCGATGAAGGCGATGGGAGCGGTGATCCGCTCCTGGCATCTGTCCCGGCGCAGTGACAAGTCTCTGGACGACCTTGCCCGCATGTTCAACAGCATCGTGCAGGGGTGGATCAACTATTACGGGCGCTTCTACCGGTCCCGGTTGCTCTCCTTCCTCCGGCATCTCAACAAGCTCCTGGTGGGCTGGGCGTGCCGGAAATACAAACGGCTCAAACGCCGGGAACGGCGCGCGATGGCCTGGCTGGCCGAGATCGCCCGGCGATCTCCCCGCCTGTTCGCGCACTGGCGTCTCGGCGCTCGTCCTGACGGCTGGGCGATGGGAGCCGGATAA
- the cas5c gene encoding type I-C CRISPR-associated protein Cas5c, which yields MSTHQHPPYPHPPLVVEVSGDFACFTRPELKSERFSYEVMTPSAARGILEAIFWKPEFDYVICRIEVLEPISWFSIRRNEVKSLISEDWVRRAMADATVRYDVEGDRDQRNTVALRKVAYRIYAQVQLKPHANEHEAKYREQFRRRVAKGACYSQPFLGTREFSARFGEPTIAKPIDECRDLGVMLHSIGYETSGETCRWFRAYLEDGVMQVPPNGLELPSAAPAKTRT from the coding sequence GTGAGCACGCATCAGCATCCGCCCTACCCCCACCCCCCTCTGGTCGTCGAGGTGAGCGGTGACTTCGCCTGCTTCACCCGGCCAGAACTCAAATCCGAGCGCTTCAGCTACGAGGTCATGACCCCCTCAGCCGCCCGCGGCATCCTTGAGGCGATCTTCTGGAAGCCCGAGTTCGACTACGTCATCTGCCGCATCGAGGTCCTTGAGCCGATTAGCTGGTTTTCCATCCGCCGCAACGAGGTCAAGTCGCTGATCTCCGAGGACTGGGTCCGACGGGCCATGGCCGACGCGACGGTTCGCTATGACGTGGAAGGTGACCGCGACCAGCGCAACACCGTAGCCCTGCGAAAGGTCGCCTACCGCATCTATGCCCAGGTGCAGCTGAAGCCGCACGCCAATGAGCACGAGGCGAAGTACCGCGAGCAGTTTCGCCGGCGGGTGGCCAAGGGCGCCTGCTATTCCCAGCCGTTCCTCGGCACCCGGGAGTTCTCGGCCCGATTCGGAGAACCCACGATCGCCAAGCCGATCGATGAGTGCCGTGACCTGGGCGTCATGCTGCACAGCATCGGTTATGAGACCAGCGGCGAGACCTGCCGCTGGTTTCGCGCTTACCTGGAAGACGGGGTCATGCAGGTCCCGCCGAACGGCCTTGAACTCCCCTCCGCCGCGCCGGCGAAGACTCGGACGTGA
- the cas3 gene encoding CRISPR-associated helicase Cas3' — translation MTELWAHSVNNAGHRHALSDHLRDTAVLAGDFAEVFGARGLAAYLGLVHDVGKGGCAWQEGLLKAEATSGRVVDAQGRSIDHKAAGTWLAARKAKLGFFSMAVLGHHGGLPDTQDLKRCLASAEVDAQEQVQEAIARIAVLVPEISSGPMPDLPAWVKSAKDPHAVELLLRMVFSALVDADYLDTARHFTGEPRPVPASLATMVEAFEQAREDFLTEARASPLPVDGIRAEVYDQAVKAASQPRGIFPFPAPTGAGKTIAAGGFAAHHAAEHGLRRVIIAVPYMSITEQNAKIYRTLFGDANVLEHHSSVDLHRLPATKKWQRLAAENWDAPVVVTTTVQLFQSLFSRRSTAMRKIHRLAGSVIVLDEVQSLPDAMLLPILSALRHLTEYFGTSVLLASATQPAFFDLEIFRGLKAREVIAQPQPLYERLRRVRYIWKCDPKPTFKQIAAEAAGESQVLLIVNTTADAATLHEELAAAWKHDGPVLHLSTRMAGAHRREVLETVRDRLDRDLPVAVVSTQLVEAGVDLDFPVVYRAMAPAEALQQAAGRSNRNGRLAEGRVIVFDPADGSVRGTQLVYGAALNTSRAYIGPEGKDPDDLTALRTYYQARYAVKNVEGSGAGKQIQDRRADLDFPIVAKQFKMIDEQSVPVLVRYGDDKERDGLRNRLRGSERVEAWVFRRLQPYLATLPTRLAQHAVAEGRATELLGDLYEWIDPYHPHRGIEFTYPKPEDYTR, via the coding sequence ATGACGGAATTGTGGGCGCACAGCGTGAATAACGCTGGTCACCGGCATGCGCTTAGTGATCACTTGCGGGATACGGCGGTCCTGGCGGGTGATTTCGCGGAGGTGTTCGGAGCTCGGGGTTTGGCGGCGTATCTCGGCTTGGTCCACGACGTGGGCAAGGGCGGATGCGCATGGCAGGAAGGTCTGCTCAAGGCGGAGGCCACAAGTGGAAGGGTTGTCGACGCCCAGGGTCGAAGCATCGATCACAAGGCGGCTGGGACGTGGTTGGCGGCGCGTAAGGCGAAGCTGGGCTTTTTCAGCATGGCAGTGCTGGGTCACCATGGCGGGCTTCCGGACACCCAAGATCTGAAGCGCTGCCTCGCATCGGCTGAGGTGGACGCCCAAGAGCAGGTGCAAGAGGCCATCGCCCGCATCGCGGTCCTGGTGCCGGAGATCAGCTCGGGGCCGATGCCTGACCTGCCCGCATGGGTGAAATCCGCCAAGGATCCCCATGCGGTCGAGCTGCTGCTGCGGATGGTGTTCAGCGCTCTGGTCGATGCCGACTATCTCGACACCGCCCGGCATTTCACGGGTGAGCCACGACCGGTGCCGGCTTCCCTGGCGACGATGGTGGAGGCTTTCGAGCAGGCGCGGGAGGACTTTCTGACCGAGGCACGGGCCTCCCCGTTGCCGGTGGATGGTATCCGGGCCGAGGTGTACGACCAGGCGGTCAAGGCCGCCTCTCAGCCGCGAGGGATCTTCCCCTTCCCTGCGCCGACGGGGGCCGGGAAGACGATCGCGGCGGGTGGTTTCGCGGCCCATCACGCGGCCGAGCATGGTCTGCGACGGGTGATCATCGCGGTGCCGTACATGTCGATCACTGAGCAGAACGCGAAGATCTATCGCACCCTTTTTGGTGATGCCAATGTGCTGGAGCACCACAGCAGCGTTGATTTGCACCGGCTTCCCGCGACGAAGAAATGGCAGCGGCTCGCGGCGGAGAACTGGGACGCCCCGGTCGTCGTCACGACCACCGTGCAGCTCTTTCAGTCGCTTTTCAGTCGCAGGTCAACGGCGATGCGGAAGATCCACCGCCTGGCAGGTTCGGTGATCGTGCTGGATGAAGTCCAGTCTCTGCCAGATGCGATGCTCTTGCCGATCTTGTCAGCGCTGCGGCATCTGACCGAGTATTTCGGAACCAGTGTGCTACTGGCGTCGGCGACCCAGCCAGCGTTCTTCGACCTGGAGATCTTTCGTGGTCTGAAGGCGCGGGAGGTGATCGCGCAGCCGCAGCCGTTGTATGAGCGGTTGCGCCGGGTCCGCTACATCTGGAAGTGCGACCCGAAACCCACCTTCAAGCAGATCGCCGCCGAGGCGGCTGGAGAGTCCCAGGTGTTGCTGATCGTCAACACCACCGCAGACGCGGCTACGCTGCACGAAGAACTCGCCGCCGCCTGGAAGCACGACGGACCGGTATTGCACCTGTCGACGCGGATGGCCGGAGCGCATCGCCGCGAGGTCCTGGAGACGGTCCGAGACCGGCTTGATCGTGATCTGCCGGTGGCGGTGGTCAGTACCCAGCTGGTCGAGGCGGGCGTCGATCTGGATTTTCCGGTGGTCTACCGGGCGATGGCCCCGGCGGAGGCGTTGCAGCAGGCGGCGGGACGGTCAAACCGCAACGGTCGGCTCGCCGAGGGCAGGGTCATCGTGTTCGATCCAGCCGATGGGAGCGTCCGGGGCACCCAATTGGTGTATGGCGCCGCCCTGAACACCAGCCGCGCCTACATCGGACCCGAGGGAAAGGATCCCGACGACCTGACGGCGTTGCGGACCTACTACCAGGCCCGGTACGCGGTGAAGAACGTCGAGGGCAGCGGCGCGGGAAAGCAGATCCAAGACCGCCGTGCGGATCTCGACTTCCCGATAGTGGCCAAGCAGTTCAAGATGATCGACGAGCAGTCGGTTCCCGTGCTCGTCCGCTACGGCGATGACAAAGAACGCGACGGCTTGAGGAATCGGCTGCGCGGTTCGGAGCGCGTCGAGGCGTGGGTGTTTCGCCGTCTTCAGCCCTACCTGGCCACGCTGCCTACCCGCCTGGCTCAGCACGCCGTCGCCGAAGGGCGCGCCACCGAACTGCTCGGTGACCTGTATGAGTGGATCGACCCCTATCACCCGCACCGCGGAATTGAGTTCACCTACCCGAAGCCGGAGGACTACACCAGGTGA
- a CDS encoding response regulator transcription factor codes for MRFTQIGQWTTCPPAAVEVAGGALTACEREILVLIARGRSSGEIVQELHLSDGTVRTHVGRIFTELQLRDRVQAVILGYECGLVPRGPG; via the coding sequence GTGCGGTTCACGCAGATCGGCCAGTGGACCACCTGCCCGCCGGCGGCGGTCGAGGTAGCCGGCGGTGCGCTGACCGCATGCGAACGCGAGATACTCGTCCTGATCGCGCGCGGCCGGTCCAGCGGCGAAATCGTGCAGGAACTGCACCTGTCCGACGGCACGGTACGCACACACGTCGGACGTATCTTCACGGAACTCCAGCTACGCGATCGGGTCCAGGCGGTGATCCTCGGATACGAGTGCGGCCTCGTCCCGCGTGGTCCCGGATAG